In Lysinibacillus sp. 2017, the DNA window ATAGCCATTACCCCAAAATTCTTGCTCAATCCAATACCCCAGTTCCAATTCAAAAGCATCATCTATAATTTGTGCAACAATCCCTGCATGGCCGATAAATGCTCCCGTATCTTTATGGATTAGCTTATGTAATCCATAGTCATCAAAGTTCTTATACTGTTGTTGCATTCTTTCTATCAATTGAACAGCATAAGTCTCATCCTTCACGTTACCGTCTCCAATATACTTCATTATTTCTGGATTAGTTACAAGTTGAATGACATTCTGTAAATCACTCATATCATAGCGTTCAAATCGTAATCTTTTCGTTGATAGTTTTAACATATGCGCCACCCTTTTATTATTAATTTGATGTTGTGTGTAAAAAATTACGGGTTTTTACAAAACTTATATCAAATTTTTATCATTTTAGCTCTTTATATGATTTCCTCTATTTTATCAAGAAAATCACCTCTGTTGTTATTTATGCTTCCCTTTTATACGTTCGAAATTAGCGTATCTTCTATTACCTATTCTACTGTAAACAACAAATTATAAAAATAATTCATCTTAATAATATTTCATTTTCAATAATAATTTCATACTATTTTATGTCCGCTATTCTCTCGTTTAATCATTTTTTCTAAATCGAATTTAGCTTCAAAAGTGTTGGTATATCAAGGATTCAAGTAGTTAAGTTATATTGGAATATCTTATTTTTTGTACGAAATGTTCGTTTTTCTCTCTATTAAACTTATTTTTATTAAAATTTTTTTCGAATAATTTTTTCGAAAAGTATTGCAATTTTGTGACCGCTAAAATAGAATAAAAATTGTAAAATACTTCAAGTAGTATTTTTCAACCATAGAGCAGTAAATATAAACAAAACAGGGGGTATGTTTATGGGGAATAATCAAAAAGCAACAATTGATTATGACAAAATCGCATCACAAGATTCGTTTAGAAAGTTAGCAAAACGAAAAAATTCATTTCTGTGGTCAATGACGGTAATCTTCTTAGGACTTTATATGTTATTACCAATTTTAACGTCATACACAGATATTCTTCACCAAAAAGCATTTGGTGATATTACATGGGTATGGGTATACGCTGCTGGGTTATTTGTAATGACTTGGAGTTTAGCTCATTTCTATGTATCAAAAGCAACTAAATACGATAAAGAGGCAAAAGCAATCATTGCTGAATATGAAGGAGGACAAGCAAAATGAGTTACACAGCGATATTCTTCTTCGTAGCGATTGTAGGTTTAACATTAGTCATTACTTGGTGGGCTTCTAAACGTACATCTAGTGCAAGTGACTTCTATACTGCAGGTGGTGGTTTAACTGGTTGGCA includes these proteins:
- a CDS encoding GNAT family N-acetyltransferase; protein product: MLKLSTKRLRFERYDMSDLQNVIQLVTNPEIMKYIGDGNVKDETYAVQLIERMQQQYKNFDDYGLHKLIHKDTGAFIGHAGIVAQIIDDAFELELGYWIEQEFWGNGYAFEAAQALANYANKEMWLERYVSAIQVGNEASKAIALKNGMAIEKIIKMEGKQVEIYVKLNEFEEDE
- a CDS encoding DUF485 domain-containing protein, giving the protein MGNNQKATIDYDKIASQDSFRKLAKRKNSFLWSMTVIFLGLYMLLPILTSYTDILHQKAFGDITWVWVYAAGLFVMTWSLAHFYVSKATKYDKEAKAIIAEYEGGQAK